Below is a genomic region from Cottoperca gobio chromosome 24, fCotGob3.1, whole genome shotgun sequence.
actggtggcggcggctgtattctactttcggcggctgtattctacttgtgacgccatcgcccgaacattgccgaagtggatgctctcagcgcagcgatcgattgttgttagcggaagtcatttttatgctgttatgattgtgatttattacgaatacatcaatattaaaaatatatatatggcacatttcacaatagatatgcaaactctatcatataccaagcccaataacactgacaaaatatgatttcgtaggctctttaaagaCAGGcctacatattaaatattttattccaCACTTCATTCTCATTCTTCATACTAAGAGTTTCTAATCTATACAAAACATTTCGTAAAGATTCTTTTTGTAACTTAGTTTAATGATTTACTTTTACTCATCGGCATATAGAGGCGCTGTAGATGATCATGCTGACAAATGTTGAGATTTACATGCTGACGCAATCATCTCAATCATGCTTTAATTGGATCCACCTGTTTGTGATTGTATTTGTCCACAGCTCAGCCTCATAAAGCCTATTCTCACCCCAACCATCAGTACCAAACAGGCACTCTCCAGTCACCAGTGCGCCTGCTCTTCTGCCATGGCTCAGTCACTTGGATTGGGGTTTGTAGTTTTGGTTTGATCCATTTAGTTCACTCAATGTTTAGGATTTGTCTTGTTActttagaaaatgtttcaatttCTTTCAGGTGGTTTATGCTCCTTGTAGCAGTTGTACACATAGAGGCTCAACATACGCCCTTTTTAAGTAAGTTATTGTCACTTTGTTTGATTTTAATTGTACTATATGCTGCCTACTAATGTGTATATTAATGTTTAATCCCAGTGATCAACTCCAAATGCCTGGGGAACATTTTGCGTGTGGATGTCGGTCCTCTTGCAGGGAATCTTGAAGTGTCCGTTGTCCATAGTAAGCTGAATCCTTCTGACTTGTTTTTATCTTaactttgtctctctttgttttctaactactctttctctcccccagATAATGCCACATTCCTCCTGACACCAAGATTGGCTTCTCAGTGTGGCTTCAGTCTGAAAATGGACTCGATGGGACATGCCGTGATATATGCGTCCCTTCACAACTGCTTTGCTCAAAAtgtggtaataaaaaaaaccccCACTGGATATGAGTTTCTAGTGCTGCACCAAATTTAGATTTTGAAGTGGTAATTCATTCTGGatttttcctgtttgtttgtaggACGATAAAGCATTCACGACCAAATTAAATCTGCGACTGCACAGGAGCCATGTTGTTGAAGATGAACTGTACCAGGTGGTAGAAACCTGCCACTACAACGCTTGGGCCTCCAGGGAAATTGTCTGTGAAAACAACTATATAGAGGCAAGTGAATGCAGCAGGACTCTCTGGTCATGTGATAAGTGGCTTTATGTCCTGTATGAACTGGTACATTTGATGTCACTGCAGAGGGCAAAGGGGGAGCTTGATTATCATTTGTGGAGTGGCCTCATTTCTAGGTGTCTGTGAAAAAAGTATCTCCCAATGATTACGCCCTGCCTGAATATACCATCTCGGATAATCTAAGGTTTGGTGATGCCCGAAGAGCTGCTAAGGTTGGATGAGCTAATTTTGCCTTTTTTCATATATTCTTGAAACTTCTTTTcctgtatttaatgtattgatATTTGCCTCCCAGAAACCCATAGATGCCGGCTTCAGAATCACAAACCTGGTGTTCTTCACTCCTAAGGAGAGGGTCATGAAGGTCATCGATGCCCAGAGAAATGGCTATGGAATTGCAAACACGGCAACGAGGCTGGTTCTGCGAAGCCCAAAGACTTCATCTGAAACATTCACGCAGAATGTAAGTGTATTCCAGTTTACTGAACATCAAACAAGCCTCTCATGCAGTCTCTCTTCAAATGACTTGCAACCCATTAGATATCTCCCTACTTGGTTACACTCACAACCAGTAAACGGATCAAATAATGTAATCAGACTGCCTTTTTAAATTGATTACTTTGTGCCAACTGGAATACTGACAGTTTAATACATCAATAGGCTACTTTTAGTGTATACCCCCTTATGTTGAGTAGGTTAATTGCCTTGTGTTACAACAGTATACATTGACATGTTCTGTATTCTCACCCTGCAGGTAGCTGGCGTGCCAATGACTGTGCTCAAAACCTTGACCGTATTTGAAAAGAAGTGGCTTGTGACTCAAATCGCTGCAGAAGCTGCTTGTCCAGTACTTGAAGGTAATGTTTAAACAGCTACTACTGTGGGCCAACCctttaaaaagaggaaaaaatgaaTACTTTGATTTAATGTCTGGTCAGACTAGGCCTCATGCCTTGTTTCTAAAGCTTTGCCCTGACTTGTTAAATATGTCCCGTTGGGTGCTTGCCTTGTCTAGTGCTGTTATGTGTTTTGTATACAGGTAGTGTTTCTTTCACACCAAACTTGATCAACTGGTTCCTGCCGAGACACATTGACCCTCTGATTTCCTCCGGCCAGTTTAAACTGTTAGAGGTGCACATGGGTGTCAATGGCAGAAGGCTCGACTATGCTGAGATGGCTGCCAGACAGTACTCCTTGTCTCTCAATGGCCATCACATCGTCGTTGGAATTCCTATTGGGGCTGAAGGTGGCCATTTCAAGGTCAGCTGTTCACATTTGCAGAccttcatttttatatttttttacatttcataaaaccCTGTCAAACATTTCTGCTCTAGTGTAAATACTCCTCATTAAAAGGTACATCTTGTTGTCATTTCTGGCATTTGAGACTTGTTTAACAAGCAAACAACTAATCCACTGCATCAGTACACCAGAATAGTTCAGGTCAAAGCCCTGGAAAATGACCCTCAAACCCTATGTACTGTACAAAGAAAATGGGACTTTCCACTCCTAAATTACACAGCTCTTGTGAAGTATGTTTAACGGTAACTTCAGAGTGTAGTGCAACTACAAGGTCTTTGGTGTCAGTGCCAAACCTCCTAATATGCATATGTTCTTCAAATGTGTAAGATGGTAATTCAAGAAAGGCCTTACTCTGGATGTTTGTTTCTGCAGGGTCATGTTCAGGCTGGTCAGTACCTCACTTCTTATACGATTGAGCTAATGCTGGAGTTGCGCTGGTCTGAAGACGCTACTAACGAGGACACGCGTTACAAAGTCTTCCTCCCTGTCACGACACCGCTGCTGTCTCGACCTGTGCAAGTTATTGACAGTGAGTATTATCTTGGTACAAGATTTTTGAAGATGGCTAGATGGCATGTTCTCTTAATTTCTCTTTTTGCCCCACAGACACTGTTCCCAAGGAGCGACTATTTAAGGTGCTACTCGGGCCGTTCGGCTCTGATGTGTCACTAATGAACATTAGCTTCCCCTCTGAGGTTTTGTCCGTGGCGGACTGCAATGCTAGAGGGTTTAAAGTCCTGGAGCACATGTCCCCTAACAACAACTCCAAGGTCTTCACTCTTGAAGTGCCCTTCACCGACCGTGTCGTACTAGCACTGGTGAGCTTTATTCTCAACTTGGGGAATTAAATGCAATATTCTTTTTTTGGCGACTAATATCTATTTGTATTTCCCAACAGAGAGACACGGGAATAACAGTCTACTCTCTTCACCTGACCTTTGGCTTGGTGGTGCTGCCAGAGTTTGCTCCCTTTTGTCACACTGCTAAACTGGATGCTAAATTGGTAGACATAGGTCTGTACTCATGGTTATGATGGCTTCATTCATAACAAAACGTgcacacatttctaaatatatccTTTCCCCCTCTGCAGTTCCTCCTGCTGTCTTTGGTGGCTGTGACTATCAAAATTTCTATATCCTGGTGAAATACGGATCCCACGGCTTCAACTTTCAGACCGTAGTCGGAACACAAGTGTTGACCGCGGAGATGGCTCAGCAGAACGGCTTCATGGACAATTGcacacatttcagttttaatgtacattttactgCCCCCGAGGTTGTGACTGAGGtgcaatttttatattttctctcaaAGTAATGTGAAGGATTTCTGTGAAATTTGTCAAGATTATCGTCCTGTGACTTTACGTTTCTGACAACTTCTCAGGCTATTGAGGCATCATCCATCAAGAACAgactcgatgtttatctgaggAATCCAGAGACTCACACAAATATCAAGGAATTCTCTGTGGCTTGCAACTTCTACTCAACGCTAATTGGTTTGTTAGCACAAATATGGTTTCTTATGTCTGACAACACACCCAATGCATACAAATGTCTGATTTCCTCTTTCAGAGTGTTTCCCTAATGGAACCATGACCGCTCTGGCTATAAAACTGGAGTCTGTTCCCAGTCTGAATCTCAGTCAGCTCACCCTCAATGACCCCGCCTGTGGTCCCAGCTACAGCAATGACCGCTATGCATATTTTGTCTTCACTGCGAGCTCCTGTGGGACGACCAGAAAGGTAGCATGATGCTGAATACTTCAGACTGGTAACACTGAGCTTGACCTGAAACATGATGTGTGGTTGTTTTCCTTAGTTCGTGTCCAGTAAGATGCTGTATGAAAATGAAATCTCTCTGCCAGATGAACTTGAACTGAAAAGGGACTCGGACGAGCCGCAGTATGAGTGAGTGTCTTGAAACTTATTCTGGCCTTCAGCTGTGTTTTATAATGACTGTCCCTGTTCTTGTGCACTGACTTTTCATGGGTTGACTTTTCTTCCCCTTCAGGCTAAAGGTTTCTTGTTCTTATGACATCAACACAAACCACGCTGTGTCCTTCAACATCCGACCTCGCAGGAGTGACCCATATGCTGAAAATGCAAGAGGCGAGCTGAAAGTTAAAATGAGACTTGCTATTGGTATGGGACTGATCTTGAACTATTAGTGTTGCTCAAAGTAATTAGATTTCTGACATAGTTAATGGAAATCTATAAACTTGATGACCAAGTGGGATGCTTAAATCCTTTCAAGTTAACTTTACATTTACTCGTCTGCATTATACCAATGAAGTTTCTGTGCGCAGACCGTTTCTCT
It encodes:
- the LOC115003673 gene encoding uncharacterized protein LOC115003673, which codes for MAQSLGLGWFMLLVAVVHIEAQHTPFLMINSKCLGNILRVDVGPLAGNLEVSVVHNNATFLLTPRLASQCGFSLKMDSMGHAVIYASLHNCFAQNVDDKAFTTKLNLRLHRSHVVEDELYQVVETCHYNAWASREIVCENNYIEVSVKKVSPNDYALPEYTISDNLRFGDARRAAKKPIDAGFRITNLVFFTPKERVMKVIDAQRNGYGIANTATRLVLRSPKTSSETFTQNVAGVPMTVLKTLTVFEKKWLVTQIAAEAACPVLEGSVSFTPNLINWFLPRHIDPLISSGQFKLLEVHMGVNGRRLDYAEMAARQYSLSLNGHHIVVGIPIGAEGGHFKGHVQAGQYLTSYTIELMLELRWSEDATNEDTRYKVFLPVTTPLLSRPVQVIDNTVPKERLFKVLLGPFGSDVSLMNISFPSEVLSVADCNARGFKVLEHMSPNNNSKVFTLEVPFTDRVVLALRDTGITVYSLHLTFGLVVLPEFAPFCHTAKLDAKLVDIVPPAVFGGCDYQNFYILVKYGSHGFNFQTVVGTQVLTAEMAQQNGFMDNCTHFSFNVHFTAPEVVTEAIEASSIKNRLDVYLRNPETHTNIKEFSVACNFYSTLIECFPNGTMTALAIKLESVPSLNLSQLTLNDPACGPSYSNDRYAYFVFTASSCGTTRKFVSSKMLYENEISLPDELELKRDSDEPQYELKVSCSYDINTNHAVSFNIRPRRSDPYAENARGELKVKMRLAIDDSYTTFHGIEEPIAKSLQQSLYFEVELMRSTTPAVSMELAYCWATLEDDKASLPRWDLIINGCANPRDPQPVIFHPVVLDARVNYPSNFKRFEIPMFAFAQDKDDLRHQVFVHCDVVICDVRNPVDRACNVQCSNQDDRMKGQKRAISEDTSFKHVSTGPILMMS